The Plectropomus leopardus isolate mb chromosome 14, YSFRI_Pleo_2.0, whole genome shotgun sequence DNA window tcctgtGGAAGCAAATCcacactaacaaaaacaaacgagAAATCAAAGCCAATGACTGAAGATCTTGATTCAAAAGAAGCCACGTAAAAAGGCGGTTTCCTCCCcttcaataaaaaatgataatcacGTGCCACCACACAGTCTATATTACGGCCTCCAGGTGGTTCGATCTCAATGTTTGCTGTCTGCGGAGGCGGAGCGGGAACGTGAACGGGAGCGGGAGCGAGAGCGGGAACGAGAACGAGAGCGCGAGCGGGACTGTTTGTTCTGAGCGGGGGCGGGTGAACGGGAGCGAGACCTGGAGCGGGACTTGGAGCGAGACTTGGACCTGGAGGGGGATCTGTTGGAGGTCCTGCCCCCTCCTGACGTCTTTTTCTCGGGGGTGCGGCTCATGGACCTGGAGCGGCTCCTGGAGCGGTTGCGGCTCCTGGAGCGACTCCTGGAGCGGGAGTAGCTGCGGGAGCGGCTCTTGCTGCGACTGTTGGGAGAGAGAAGTTTTCTTTTAGGATTTATTCTGATGAACTTTGCACTTTCACAGCTTGTACAGCAAATGCTGGaaacaatgacatgaaaatctttaaaatgcacTGGGTGAGATCTTTTAGATCTTTTGGTAAAAATACTGGAGTTGACAGATCTGCACAACATCCCAAATTACATCAGGCTCTCTTTGGTGTGTTGGATTTTAGAATTAACAGCAAACACACTGAGTGCACAATAACTGAATCAAGAATTTAAGATGAAGAGCAAAAAGGTTGAAATTGTCAGTAACAGGCAAAATTACCAAAAGATATTtctttttgcagacattttttggatgtaaatcacaagtttaaTCACGATACAAAGCAGATTGTTTGAACAATGAcgcaatatttgctgatatcgcAAATTCTGCCACCGTACAATTTCAAATCAgcacctttcttttttttcactgcaaatattaataaaaacatacagaaatgaCATTAGGGATGAACAGTGGTTAAAATATCATAAAGAAGCACCGATGCAGTCAAAgttggtggatttttttgtccaacagAATTAAGTTTTCATCAGGAGTGCACGACAGGATACAAGTTCATTAAGAATACTTTGTGCCGTCATAACACGTTCCCAAAAAGCCGCTAAGACTGAACAGCGAGTCCAAGTAGACACTCTGTTTCTCTGACACATGGcagacaaaaatatacattttccaaaataaataactgttcCTGGAGCAGCCGCCCAAGATTTTACATGTGAGGAGTTAACTGATGTTTCAAGTTTTTACATCATTGCATAATTTTTTGCCACAAAAGTgcaaatacatgtattttaacGTGACTCTTAAGGAAAAACAGTAAAGACAAACTCACCTTCTTCTGCAGTCCTCAAAGATCTTTAGTTTGCGTCCATTCAGCTCTGACCCGTCAAGCTTGGAGATGGCGTTCTTCATGTCACTGCGCGATGCAAACTCAACAActctgaagaaaaaacagagacattCATTAGCACTGAACtctggacacaaacacagtttgATGAACAGAGGAGCAACTCACCCTTCATTTTTGTTGGGCCTGTGGGCGTCCACAAAGGTAACTTCACCTGCTTTTCTCATCAGGTCTTTCAGGTCCTGTTTCAAAGCATAATGCGGGATTAGTGACggagaacaaaacaaaaggtgGCAGTGAGAGCCTTCTCAGACCTGCGGGGAGAGAAATGAGCAGGCAGCAAGACACCAGCACACACTGAAACCCGGGTTATCTAATGCTGACTTTTGTCACTCTGTGATAAGCTCTCATTTCAGTGGAGGACATGTAAACAAAAGAGTCACAAAAAAGTACTCTGTGTGGACGAGTGTTGCTTTTACTAAATCTGCTTTAAAGCCCCAATAATTGGCTCCATGAATTTGTGTCAGAACATAAACAAAGTCGGCTCCATAGTGACGCCTGACAGGACGCACAGCAGttagttttaatgtatttaagttttaaacTTAATAGGTTTTACGTACAAATTAATATTCGATTTTGTGTCTTGAGTATTTATGGTGAACGTGTGTATTCACTGGTGATCAAAGGTAACAGTACTCTGAGTAAGTGGAAAAAAGTTGTACACATATGAcccttaaaaatgatttgtctcAAAAGTCGTTACGTGTTTACATAGTTTAACTTCCTCCCTCCCCTTAGAGACTGTAACTCTACACCCCTTCACCACCCGACCCTGAACAAACCCAATCACATGAGTTTTATGCTACTTACCGCTCCATACCCAGGAAGATATTAGCATAGAGCCACTTGTCCAAATAGCAAATGGGAACCAATGCAGTGTTAAGCCCTTGAGAAACGACCTCGGCCTTGACTCAGCATCCGGCCTCCACAAGTAAGGAACCACCAGAGAGCAAGTAGGCGGAGGGGTGTGCGCCCGACTCAACACCCCCCCAGCTCCATCAGCAACAGAAAAAGACCCATACGGGAGAGTGTAGGGACCGTGGATTTGAGGGGGGTTACAGCAGTCGGGGGTGCCAGCCCACAGAACCTCCAGACTGTGGCTACGGACCTCCTAAGGCTACCGTATCCTGCGCTAGACCACTTTCACCCGCTACGGGGCCCAGCCAAGACTTTAGAGCGCCGGCAACTGCGTGTAAGGAGAGGCACCACAATGGACACTATTCAGAGAAACAACCAGGAGAGGGCGCTACACACTTCTTGAAACCTCCGTGGAGGGTGTGCATTCACCTCTGATATAAAGGAAACCATATCAGAGCAGctgttaaaaaacagttaaaggtttttggttagaaatCAGCAGCtgtaatttgttgttttgaggttgtttttttggtaattaaaaaatgtaggtagaagtttgaaaaaaaaaaaaaaaaaagaagaagaacactGGGGACTTTCTCTAGTAACTACCCAAATAGCtattgagttttaaaaatctaatctgACTAGAGACAAATTGGCCCGGCCTGATCAAATGAATGCTGcttcaatttaaatatatatatatcattatagtgtacactttttttaaagcttgtgtTGTAAGATACATTAGAAAGTTTAGTTATCTCTTACCTGCCAGCTGATCCGTGAAGAGAGGTTCTCTACAATCAGTCTGTGGTCCGTTCGTACAGGAGGGCCATATCTGTCCGGTCAACACAAACCAAAAGAAGACTTTAATACgacattttcattgaaaaaaagtgtgtttgtagAGGCTGTAAATGCATCTTAATCCCTCTGGAAAGCCTTTGACATTAAATATTAGCTGTAAAAATTCACCTGGATTTATTCTCACAGCATAACCAGTTCTGCTGCTCCGCCGGCCTATGAGCCGTGTCAATATTTGAGTTTGATTGAGACGTGGAAAAACAGGTTCACATTAATCTCCTGATTTTATCTTGGTTAATGCTGCtcaaaagaggaaaacatcCACCTGTGCTTATTTCCTCTGCACGAATGAGCATAATCCCTTCTCTCGGTTTTAACTCATGGATTTTTGCAATTCGTGTACTTGCTCAGCTGCCACAGTTCACTGCGCTTTATTTGACTTTGGTACAAccagataaaacaaaagaaaatgaagtgtACTGCCTCACTTTACTACCAAGTGAAATGTATGATGACTGATCAAAACTGAAAGATAAAATGAACTGTGGTCTTTATAAATATAAGCAAGAGCAGACGGCCTTTTTAATCACTTTGTTTACTCATATCCATCCATGCTAACAAATGACAAAGCAACATTTAAACAAGGTTATCTCAGGGCAGTTCTATATCAGACTCAAATTCAAcatgaatgtatgtgtgaacATATTTAAAGGCTGAAATATTCAAACACTGGagaacaataaaacatttagaaacatttaatattggttttactgtactgtactttcCTCTTCgactgaaacaaaacatgagtCGAAGCTTCAGCTTTAGCTAAATGGTTTGATGAGGATTCAGGGAGCAGTTTTTTAAGGCAAATATACCTGGAACCACTGCTGCGAGATGGGCGATAGCCACCGCCACCGCCGCCGCCACCACCGCTGCTACCACCGAAACGTCCCATTCCTCCAGGACCGccacctcttcctcttctgGAGCGAGCGTGCTCAATAGTGACCCTGAAAAGAAGAGCAGAAAATTCTTAGGATAAtacagatgaaaaacaaactaaatgtttctaatatttctaTGCAGGAAGTCCATAACAGATACACTGAGGTAGCTATTCATAATTCTGTGTGGGCTGACTTTAACACAAATTTGCTATTTAATGCATCAACAGTTATGGTTTGTGATGTTATTGTGATTTGGGCAGATGTAAGccttgcattaaaataaaactatgaGGATAAATTATCTCAAATAAATAGTTTGTGGGTCCATAGATTTAGTTACTGATTCAATGTCTGAAGACAACAGATTTGTTAACTTTAATTTATATCTTCttgtttggaaaataaaaatcaattttggtATTTTCTCAAAGGCAGTCTGGAGGATTTGCTGCCAGAACAACTGACTGCACCACTTGATATACTCCACACTAAATTAGATTTAATCTAATAATGCAAGCCATTTGACTGCTAAAAAAATGGCGCACCAGCATAGCAGCAGTGCACTTGTATATCCTCATTGGGACTCAGTTCTGTCCTCAAAGAATAAAGAATTTACCCCTGAAGAGAGCAGATATGACTTGCAAGCTTCTCAAAAAAAAGTTAGGAGTTACACCAAAACTGTGTTAAGTGTTTGGGAAATTACTCAAAAGCATTAGAGTAATGGTAATTAAATGCTGTGTTTCCTTTTAGTTACAAACCAGCCATTTAGTCTGTGTGTGCGGCTCAGAACAAACTAACCACGCAGGATTAAATCCTTACCTTTCACTGCACAATTCTTTGCCATTCAACTCGTACACAGCATCATCTGCATCTCTGTGATCATCAAATTCCTGAGGAGACAAAACGAGGTTATTTTCTAACCACGAGGAACAGGATCAGAACTCTTAATTCATACAAAGTGGTCGGTCATGCTCACCACAAAGCCAAATCCGTTCTTCAAGTTGATTTCCCGAATCCGTCCGTATCCCTTGAAAAACTTctccacatctctctctctggcaTGGGGGCTCAAACGGCCGATGAAGACACGACAACCACTCATTGTTACCTGCTGAGATGGGGAGAAACACATGACTTAGTAAACATTTAACCAGAGAATGAGGAAaagtgcagtaaaaatactAGGCGGTCTACAGATTATCGGCCGGGACGATTATTGTAGAGgttctttgtcattttgcagatgatcgccaataaaaatcaattaattaaaaatgcatgggaagaacttttactttgtaaaacctcagggaaatatatctatttattcattctttattcaaattttcatttgactttattaacaaaaatgttgctggaacatttaaacatagttttgtgTTGGAGATCATTATCTTGCAAATTGTAACTATTGACAGATTTACaattttattgcaaatgcaTAACAGTTcaaaatattggttatcagtctcattaactactaataattggtattaGTGTTGATAAACCATTATCAGTTGACCCTAATAAACACCTTACTATTTGATATTTCATGCTCAGTATATTGACCTCAGTTGACCAAAAGTTAATTATagacattttacagtgtacaaatTCCAAGCTTAATGAGTAACAGATCTGTTACTGATGAGAAATACAGACAAGAAGGCAGATGTGTTTCTGACTTTTGAAGTTGTGCACCACTCCTCAACTCAACTAgaataattcttttttattcagGAAATACTTAAAAACTAGTTGAAACCGGATcttggctgaaaacaactcaagtAAAACCCACCAAACCTGAATAAGACAAGATATGCCAACTCTAGTCTAAACCAGTTTTACTCTGATCAGTTAACAAGTCACATTATCCCACAAAACCAAAACGAATCCCCTCCAACATACAAAAAAGTTCACTATTTCAACTATTTTTGTTGGACCATTTTAATAGAGGTGTTACTTTAATATCCATGTTAAGTCGAAGCGTTACTGTTATTCACAGTGAATTGTCTTTGACGAAAAAGCATAATGTTGCAATACTTTTGTGTGGCAGTAGTGTATTGATACAGAGATGCAAAGTATCGTTTTTAATCTTTAGTGtacatttttcttaatattaTAAATGCCTTAATTTATGACGTCCTACTTGAATATTAAAATCTACTGCTTCTGCAGTCCACTTAACACAGTTTGCTGCAATAAACAATGACTGAACAACAAATGTTATCTAGTGGACTTAAAACGccttttaaatcaataaaaattttattattttagtagacaaccaaaagtttaatttgtatttgaaatcttaataatttcaaaaaatcGATACATGGTGTCCGTGTACCGATTATATTGCTGTGCAAGATATCGCAATACTATGCTGTGTCGACTGCCCCCACCCCTAACAGCCTCAAAACTACAATTAATTCTGCTTTTCTCAAAAACGTATTAAGTAACGTTAAATTAGTCACTTGACTAACGTTTGTATTTTAATACGTCTGATGCCAACTTACAATCGTTGCAAACTGAGTTATCTCGGttgaaaacatcacattttgggCCTAGTTTTAGCCTGCTAGTGTTAGTCCTTTACTACGAAGACGCTCCGCTACTGTTGCTATGTTAgcgatttttttaaatttctttgagTAACGCCCTGAATTCATAAACCGTTGTATACATATACAAGAGAAAAACttgttaaaaatcttaatttagcACTGGGATATAGAGGGAAGTGTAAGCATTTTTTTACACGGTTAAAATAAGTGATTTCGCTTCTTGCTCGGATCGGCCATAACGCTACGTTAGCTCGCCTCGAGGTCGACTACAGTTAGCTTCAGCGAGCTAGCTACCAACCGTTAGCTACAAAGACATAATTCACAGTGAAGAACTAACAAACCACGCggtcatttgttttaaaaaaacacaacaaacaattaatacaaatatttcgcaacaagaaaattaactccTCACCTAATTTTCTCTTTGAATCTGTTGTTTACGTCGCTGACAAGCTGTGACTTTAACTGACCGTCTTTCGGCTCGACTTCTTCAAAATGGCGAAAGAGTCCGAAGAGCAGGAAACGCTTCAGCCGTCAGGTTGCCagtgtttttgggggggtggtTTTTAACAGCCGCGGTTAATCCTTAACTTCGGAGACTTTGCCCCTTTTTGTCATTCAAACGCGTATCACGAGTTTTAACTCGTAATCGTGAGATAAACAGCAAGCGCCTTCAGTTGAATTATACCATAATGTTTTCCACTGTAGAGAAACaagcaaatatttttctttgtaccAAAGGGGGATTCAAAACGGATTTGGCAACCCACTTCACAGTTTACAATGCGAGCATAGATTATTATAGGGCCTGCCTACAGCATATATCATAATATATTGTCACAAAAATAGATGTATTGACAAGGACATACGAGAAATGACTAATGGAACAATagtttttattactatttttatattatgcatgtttttatattttttatttttatgtatactCATTAGTTATAGAGGGATATATATATGTCATCAGTACTAATTGATATTGAATATTTCTACTTGCGTTTAACAATCAAGTTTTccaaaagtaaaatgtttttttgaatatGCTTGTCATGTGAAAAATGATGGACATAgacaaataatataatatattctgAGAAGGGACAGTGGAATTTAAAGATCATGTAATATTATTGCAACTCAGTGTATACTATGTATGAATGTGTACCGGGgtgtttctctccctccttttctcactatcttttacagttttgtgNtgtgtgtgtgtgtgtgtgtgtgtgtgtgtgcgtgtgtgtatgcgtgtgtgtatgagtgtagATGTTTGTTAGTTTATTgtaatgtatctttttttgtttgttaaNNNNNNNNNNNNNNNNNNNNNNNNNNNNNNNNNNNNNNNNNNNNNNNNNNNNNNNNNNNNNNNNNNNNNNNNNNNNNNNNNNNNNNNNNNNNNNNNNNNNNNNNNNNNNNNNNNNNNNNNNNNNNNNNNNNNNNNNNNNNNNNNNNNNNNNNNNNNNNNNNNNNNNNNNNNNNNNNNNNNNNNNNNNNNNNNNNNNNNNNNNNNNNNNNNNNNNNNNNNNNNNNNNNNNNNNNNNNNNNNNNNNNNNNNNNNNNNNNNNNNNNNNNNNNNNNNNNNNNNNNNNNNNNNNNNNNNNNNNNNNNNNNNNNNNNNNNNNNNNNNNNNNNNNNNNNNNNNNNNNNNNNNNNNNNNNNNNNNNNNNNNNNNNNNNNNNNNNNNNNNNNNNNNNNNNNNNNNNNNNNNNNNNNNNNNNNNNNNNNNNNNNNNNNNNNNNNNNNNNNNNNNNNNNNNNNNNNNNNNNNNNNNNNNNNNNNNNNNNNNNNNNNNNNNNNNNNNNNNNNNNNNNNNNNNNNNNNNNNNNNNNNNNNNNNNNNNNNNNNNNNNNNNNNNNNNNNNNNNNNNNNNNNNNNNNNNNNNNNNNNNNNNNNNNNNNNNNNNNNNNNNNNNNNNNNNNNNNNNNNNNNNNNNNNNNNNNNNNNNNNNNNNNNNNNNNNNNNNNNNNNNNNNNNNNNNNNNNNNNNNNNNNNNNNNNNNNNNNNNNNNNNNNNNNNNNNNNNNNNNNNNNNNNNNNNNNNNNNNNNNNNNNNNNNNNNNNNNNNNNNNNNNNNNNNNNNNNNNNNNNNNNNNNNNNNNNNNNNNNNNNNNNNNNNNNNNNNNNNNNNNNNNNNNNNNNNNNNNNNNNNNNNNNNNNNNNNNNNNNNNNNNNNNNNNNNNNNNNNNNNNNNNNNNNNNNNNNNNNNNNNNNNNNNNNNNNNNNNNNNNNNNNNNNNNNNNNNNNNNNNNNNNNNNNNNNNNNNNNNNNNNNNNNNNNNNNNNNNNNNNNNNNNNNNNNNNNNNNNNNNNNNNNNNNNNNNNNNNNNNNNNNNNNNNNNNNNNNNNNNNNNNNNNNNNNNNNNNNNNNNNNNNNNNNNNNNNNNNNNNNNNNNNNNNNNNNNNNNNNNNNNNNNNNNNNNNNNNNNNNNNNNNNNNNNNNNNNNNNNNNNNNNNNNNNNNNNNNNNNNNNNNNNNNNNNNNNNNNNNNNNNNNNNNNNNNNNNNNNNNNNNNNNNNNNNNNNNNNNNNNNNNNNNNNNNNNNNNNNNNNNNNNNNNNNNNNNNNNNNNNNNNNNNNNNNNNNNNNNNNNNNNNNNNNNNNNNNNNNNNNNNNNNNNNNNNNNNNNNNNNNNNNNNNNNNNNNNNNNNNNNNNNNNNNNNNNNNNNNNNNNNNNNNNNNNNNNNNNNNNNNNNNNNNNNNNNNNNNNNNNNNNNNNNNNNNNNNNNNNNNNNNNNNNNNNNNNNNNNNNNNNNNNNNNNNNNNNNNNNNNNNNNNNNNNNNNNNNNNNNNNNNNNNNNNNNNNNNNNNNNNNNNNNNNNNNNNNNNNNNNNNNNNNNNNNNNNNNNNNNNNNNNNNNNNNNNNNNNNNNNNNNNNNNNNNNNNNNNNNNNNNNNNNNNNNNNNNNNNNNNNNNNNNNNNNNNNNNNNNNNNNNNNNNNNNNNNNNNNNNNNNNNNNNNNNNNNNNNNNNNNNNNNNNNNNNNNNNNNNNNNNNNNNNNNNNNNNNNNNNNNNNNNNNNNNNNNNNNNNNNNNNNNNNNNNNNNNNNNNNNNNNNNNNNNNNNNNNNNNNNNNNNNNNNNNNNNNNNNNNNNNNNNNNNNNNNNNNNNNNNNNNNNNNNNNNNNNNNNNNNNNNNNNNNNNNNNNNNNNNNNNNNNNNNNNNNNNNNNNNNNNNNNNNNNNNNNNNNNNNNNNNNNNNNNNNNNNNNNNNNNNNNNNNNNNNNNNNNNNNNNNNNNNNNNNNNNNNNNNNNNNNNNNNNNNNNNNNNNNNNNNNNNNNNNNNNNNNNNNNNNNNNNNNNNNNNNNNNNNNNNNNNNNNNNNNNNNNNNNNNNNNNNNNNNNNNNNNNNNNNNNNNNNNNNNNNNNNNNNNNNNNNNNNNNNNNNNNNNNNNNNNNNNNNNNNNNNNNNNNNNNNNNNNNNNNNNNNNNNNNNNNNNNNNNNNNNNNNNNNNNNNNNNNNNNNNNNNNNNNNNNNNNNNNNNNNNNNNNNNNNNNNNNNNNNNNNNNNNNNNNNNNNNNNNNNNNNNNNNNNNNNNNNNNNNNNNNNNNNNNNNNNNNNNNNNNNNNNNNNNNNNNNNNNNNNNNNNNNNNNNNNNNNNNNNNNNNNNNNNNNNNNNNNNNNNNNNNNNNNNNNNNNNNNNNNNNNNNNNNNNNNNNNNNNNNNNNNNNNNNNNNNNNNNNNNNNNNNNNNNNNNNNNNNNNNNNNNNNNNNNNNNNNNNNNNNNNNNNNNNNNNNNNNNNNNNNNNNNNNNNNNNNNNNNNNNNNNNNNNNNNNNNNNNNNNNNNNNNNNNNNNNNNNNNNNNNNNNNNNNNNNNNNNNNNNNNNNNNNNNNNNNNNNNNNNNNNNNNNNNNNNNNNNNNNNNNNNNNNNNNNNNNNNNNNNNNNNNNNNNNNNNNNNNNNNNNNNNNNNNNNNNNNNNNNNNNNNNNNNNNNNNNNNNNNNNNNNNNNNNNNNNNNNNNNNNNNNNNNNNNNNNNNNNNNNNNNNNNNNNNNNNNNNNNNNNNNNNNNNNNNNNNNNNNNNNNNNNNNNNNNNNNNNNNNNNNNNNNNNNNNNNNNNNNNNNNNTATTATTATTAGGGGTGGGAACCACCAGAGGCAAGACAATAACACACTATCATATTACTTAAGTCACTATactatattttttgtcattttaaatgtactgCAAAACGCTAAGTATGCCATAATACCTGTGATATATTGCAGTTTATTACCTTTTTCCAACTGCTTATCATGTTCCCAAttgaacactttttttaacatctgttttcaatcttttcatctaatttcaattttttattgcagcaaactGCATTTACTGGACTGAAAAAGCTATTGATTTTGTTATTCTATTAAACTAtcaaaacttttatttgtaatattaatgatttatatggtaaaaaaaaaaaaaaagatgcctaGCATCTGTGGTTGAATAAagtattgccacacaaaaatattgcaaaataataCTTATACTCACCACcc harbors:
- the srsf5a gene encoding serine and arginine rich splicing factor 5a isoform X2; the protein is MSGCRVFIGRLSPHARERDVEKFFKGYGRIREINLKNGFGFVEFDDHRDADDAVYELNGKELCSERVTIEHARSRRGRGGGPGGMGRFGGSSGGGGGGGGGYRPSRSSGSRYGPPVRTDHRLIVENLSSRISWQDLKDLMRKAGEVTFVDAHRPNKNEGVVEFASRSDMKNAISKLDGSELNGRKLKIFEDCRRSRSKSRSRSYSRSRSRSRSRNRSRSRSRSMSRTPEKKTSGGGRTSNRSPSRSKSRSKSRSRSRSRSPAPAQNKQSRSRSRSRSRSRSRSRSRSRSASADSKH
- the srsf5a gene encoding serine and arginine rich splicing factor 5a isoform X1, with the translated sequence MSGCRVFIGRLSPHARERDVEKFFKGYGRIREINLKNGFGFVEFDDHRDADDAVYELNGKELCSERVTIEHARSRRGRGGGPGGMGRFGGSSGGGGGGGGGYRPSRSSGSRPDRYGPPVRTDHRLIVENLSSRISWQDLKDLMRKAGEVTFVDAHRPNKNEGVVEFASRSDMKNAISKLDGSELNGRKLKIFEDCRRSRSKSRSRSYSRSRSRSRSRNRSRSRSRSMSRTPEKKTSGGGRTSNRSPSRSKSRSKSRSRSRSRSPAPAQNKQSRSRSRSRSRSRSRSRSRSRSASADSKH